The following proteins come from a genomic window of Nostoc sp. TCL26-01:
- the egtC gene encoding ergothioneine biosynthesis protein EgtC: MCRLLAYLGSPVSLEKLLYKPEHSLIVQSYQPREMTSGVVNADGFGVGWYHNHQKTEPFTYKNTLPIWNDVNLPSLSRYIESQCILAYVRSATPGQALDFANCQPFHYQKSLFIHNGRIENFRKTLHRKIRSVLMPDLYEQISGSTDSEHIFALLLSQIYSNKHRPLESVLRTTLLMLSEMAKRHQVDASANIIFSDGDRLIASRFATSSSPPSLYWLKDDLNFPNSVIIASEPLFLGNWQACPENSIISVGENGDIQVDRI; this comes from the coding sequence ATGTGCCGTTTACTTGCCTACCTTGGTTCACCTGTTTCTTTAGAAAAACTTTTGTATAAACCGGAACATTCATTAATTGTTCAAAGTTACCAACCCCGTGAGATGACTTCTGGGGTAGTCAATGCTGATGGTTTTGGTGTTGGTTGGTATCACAATCACCAAAAGACTGAGCCTTTTACTTACAAAAATACCTTACCAATTTGGAATGATGTTAATTTACCAAGTCTGAGCCGTTATATTGAATCTCAGTGTATCCTTGCTTATGTTCGTAGTGCCACACCAGGACAAGCCTTAGATTTTGCTAATTGTCAGCCGTTTCACTACCAAAAGTCGTTGTTTATTCACAATGGACGAATTGAAAATTTTCGCAAAACCTTACATAGAAAAATCCGCAGCGTCTTAATGCCAGATTTGTATGAACAAATCAGTGGTAGCACTGACTCTGAACATATTTTTGCGTTGCTGCTATCACAAATTTACAGTAATAAACATCGACCATTAGAATCAGTTTTACGCACCACTCTATTAATGTTGTCGGAGATGGCAAAACGGCATCAAGTTGACGCTTCTGCAAACATCATATTTAGTGATGGCGATCGCCTCATTGCCTCCCGATTTGCTACATCTTCATCACCACCATCATTGTACTGGCTAAAAGATGATTTAAATTTTCCTAATTCTGTCATCATTGCCTCTGAACCATTATTTTTAGGTAATTGGCAAGCTTGCCCAGAAAATAGCATCATCAGTGTAGGAGAAAACGGTGATATCCAAGTTGACAGAATCTAG
- the egtB gene encoding ergothioneine biosynthesis protein EgtB → MISKLTESSLREFIYFAFEECRTKTLALFAGMDASTFCSQPHPDFSPVGWHLGHIAYIESLWVLEHLAGLSCLFPQYRQLFAADGLPKSQRIHLPNLVETLYYLNTVREKVLKYLEVGDIEPQERLWRFLIQHESQHFEIICMILELVKSQESRVNSQQLDVDSLISPVSVGEMIKIPAGEFELGNNSIDALDNERLLHRVYLDTYWIDRYPVTCGQYRIFIEAGGYQNPEWWSLQGWQWRQTEQVTQPLYWQNLRDNHPVCGVSWYEAEAYSRFVGKRLPTEAEWEKAASWDVAANCRRTYPWGEDIPSHQYCNYDAIARLFNKTTPVDAYPSGQSAYGLYDTLGNVWEWTASWFAGYKGFHSYPYKGYSQVYFDQQHRVLKGGSWATRPWVLRSSFRNWYYPQVRQIFAGFRCAKG, encoded by the coding sequence GTGATATCCAAGTTGACAGAATCTAGTTTGAGAGAGTTTATCTATTTCGCTTTTGAGGAATGTCGCACCAAAACCCTAGCTTTATTTGCAGGTATGGATGCGAGTACATTTTGTAGTCAACCTCATCCTGATTTTAGTCCTGTAGGTTGGCATTTGGGACATATTGCTTACATAGAATCGCTGTGGGTCTTAGAACATCTTGCTGGTTTGTCTTGTTTATTTCCTCAATATCGTCAGTTATTTGCAGCCGATGGTTTACCTAAATCACAGCGTATTCATTTACCAAATTTAGTAGAAACTCTCTATTACCTAAATACAGTTAGAGAAAAAGTCCTCAAATACTTAGAAGTAGGAGATATAGAACCACAAGAGAGACTTTGGCGTTTTTTGATTCAACACGAAAGCCAACATTTTGAAATTATCTGCATGATATTGGAATTGGTCAAGAGTCAAGAGTCAAGAGTCAATAGTCAACAGTTAGATGTGGATAGTTTGATATCTCCTGTAAGTGTGGGAGAAATGATCAAAATTCCCGCAGGTGAGTTTGAGTTGGGGAACAACTCAATAGATGCGTTAGACAATGAACGTCTTCTACACAGAGTCTACTTGGATACTTACTGGATTGACCGCTACCCTGTCACCTGTGGACAATATCGCATATTTATAGAAGCTGGGGGTTATCAAAACCCTGAGTGGTGGTCATTACAGGGATGGCAATGGCGACAAACTGAACAAGTAACCCAGCCACTTTACTGGCAAAATCTTAGAGATAATCACCCTGTTTGTGGTGTCAGTTGGTACGAAGCAGAAGCGTACTCGCGGTTTGTCGGTAAACGTCTACCAACAGAAGCGGAATGGGAAAAAGCTGCCAGTTGGGATGTAGCAGCTAATTGTCGGCGTACATATCCTTGGGGTGAAGATATACCATCACATCAATATTGTAATTATGATGCGATCGCCAGGCTATTTAACAAAACTACCCCAGTTGATGCTTACCCATCTGGACAAAGTGCTTATGGTTTATACGATACTCTAGGTAACGTCTGGGAATGGACAGCCTCTTGGTTTGCTGGCTACAAAGGTTTTCACAGCTATCCATATAAAGGTTACTCGCAAGTTTATTTCGACCAACAACATCGAGTCCTCAAAGGCGGTAGTTGGGCAACACGTCCTTGGGTACTACGTTCTAGCTTTCGTAATTGGTATTATCCCCAAGTACGGCAAATTTTTGCTGGGTTTCGCTGTGCTAAAGGATAG
- the ppc gene encoding phosphoenolpyruvate carboxylase: MSSILYSLSESANFYPASELFLRHRLQIVEELWESVLRQECGQNMVDLLRQLRDLCSPEGQTTKDQATSAVKLIEQLNINEAIRAARAFALYFQLINIIEQEYEQKQQLTRYSELEAELANPNKPENITSSSNHNEDDVIFNRGVGTDLLARNWTNRSQDKQKGTFAALFPLLFKLNVPPQQIQRLISQLDVRLVFTAHPTEIVRHTIRDKQRQVVDLLQQLDEVENHANNGGGYPWEATEIREKLLEEIRLWWRTDELHQFKPTVLDEVDYALHYFQEVLFDGIPQLYKRFKYALNQTFSWLEPPSKNFCSFGSWVGSDRDGNPSVTPEITWQTACYQRKMVLGRYIESVKKLIELLSISMHWSDVLPDLLESLELDQSQLSEVYDALALRYRQEPYRLKLAYVLRRLENTRDRNLSLYKGETPTNEDSPMYRSGADFLVELRLIQRNLTETGLSCRELDNLICQVEIFDFNLTQLDIRQESSRHSDALNEILEYLQLLPQPYNDLSEAQRVAWLTGELQTRRPLISAELPFSDKTNDVIKTFRVVRSLQQEFGVDICKTYIISMCRQVSDVLEVLLLAKEARLFDPAIAVGTIQVVPLFETVEDLQRSRSVMRELFELPLYRALLAGGYAAINGSPENLPPSPHLPLPPSSSSLTPNLQEVMLGYSDSNKDSGFLSSNWEIHKAQKSLQKIAETYGVNLRIFHGRGGSVGRGGGPAHEAILAQPGHSINGRIKITEQGEVLASKYSLLDLALYNLETITTAVIQASLLRTGFDDIEPWNEIMEELAARSRQHYRGLIYEQPDFIDFFHEVTPIEEISQLQISSRPARRPSGKKDLSSLRAIPWVFSWTQTRFLLPSWYGVGTALQEFFNEEPEEHLKLMRYFYVKWPFFKMVISKVEMTLAKVDMQMARHYVQELSNPEDKPRFEKVFEQIASEFYLTRDLVLKITDHTRLLDGDPVLQRSVQLRNGTIVPLGFIQVSLLKRLRQSKNNTATSGVIHSRYSKGELLRGALLTINGIAAGMRNTG, from the coding sequence ATGAGTTCTATTTTATACTCTCTATCTGAATCTGCTAATTTCTACCCGGCATCGGAATTATTTTTGCGTCATCGCCTCCAAATAGTAGAAGAATTGTGGGAGTCGGTGCTAAGGCAAGAATGCGGTCAAAATATGGTGGATTTGTTACGGCAGTTGCGTGATTTGTGTTCACCAGAAGGACAAACTACCAAAGATCAAGCTACTTCTGCCGTTAAATTAATTGAACAATTGAATATTAACGAAGCAATCCGAGCAGCACGGGCTTTTGCGCTATATTTTCAGCTGATCAACATCATAGAGCAAGAATACGAACAAAAACAGCAACTAACTCGCTATTCGGAACTAGAAGCAGAATTAGCTAATCCTAACAAGCCCGAAAATATTACCTCTTCTTCCAACCACAACGAAGATGATGTCATTTTCAATAGAGGAGTCGGCACAGATTTACTAGCAAGAAACTGGACTAATAGAAGCCAAGATAAACAAAAAGGGACATTTGCGGCTTTATTTCCCCTGTTATTTAAGTTGAATGTCCCACCCCAGCAAATTCAACGCCTGATTTCTCAGTTAGATGTCCGCCTAGTATTTACAGCCCACCCCACAGAAATTGTCCGCCACACCATCCGCGATAAACAAAGACAAGTAGTAGACTTGCTGCAACAACTAGATGAGGTGGAAAATCATGCCAATAATGGGGGCGGCTATCCTTGGGAAGCGACAGAAATTCGGGAAAAATTACTGGAAGAAATTCGCCTGTGGTGGCGGACAGATGAACTGCACCAATTTAAGCCCACAGTCTTAGATGAAGTAGACTACGCTTTACACTACTTCCAAGAAGTTTTATTTGATGGTATTCCCCAACTGTATAAGCGCTTCAAATATGCCCTGAATCAAACCTTTTCTTGGCTAGAACCACCCAGCAAAAACTTTTGTTCCTTCGGTTCTTGGGTAGGTTCAGACAGGGATGGAAATCCATCAGTGACACCGGAGATTACTTGGCAGACAGCTTGCTATCAGCGCAAAATGGTGTTAGGAAGATACATCGAATCAGTGAAAAAGCTGATTGAACTGCTGAGTATTTCGATGCACTGGAGTGATGTCTTACCAGATTTGCTGGAATCTCTGGAGTTAGATCAATCCCAGTTAAGTGAAGTATACGACGCACTAGCACTGAGATATCGTCAAGAACCATACCGTCTCAAACTAGCTTACGTACTCAGACGACTGGAAAATACTCGCGATCGCAATTTATCTTTGTACAAGGGTGAAACTCCCACCAACGAAGATAGCCCCATGTATCGTTCCGGGGCAGACTTTTTAGTGGAACTGCGGTTAATTCAACGCAACTTGACGGAAACTGGGTTAAGTTGCCGGGAATTGGATAATTTAATCTGTCAGGTGGAAATTTTTGACTTTAACTTGACACAACTAGATATCCGTCAAGAATCATCCCGACATTCAGATGCCTTAAACGAGATTCTCGAATACCTACAATTATTGCCCCAACCTTACAACGATTTATCAGAAGCACAGCGAGTTGCTTGGTTGACAGGCGAACTACAAACCCGTCGTCCCTTAATTTCGGCAGAGTTGCCATTCTCCGACAAAACTAATGATGTCATTAAAACCTTCCGCGTAGTGCGATCGCTCCAACAAGAATTTGGGGTCGATATCTGTAAAACCTACATCATTAGTATGTGTCGTCAAGTCAGCGACGTACTTGAGGTGTTGCTTCTAGCCAAAGAAGCCAGACTTTTTGATCCAGCGATCGCCGTCGGCACAATTCAAGTAGTACCATTATTTGAAACCGTCGAAGACTTACAACGCTCCCGCAGCGTTATGCGCGAATTATTTGAACTCCCCCTATACCGCGCCCTATTAGCAGGCGGTTATGCAGCCATTAACGGTAGCCCAGAAAACCTCCCCCCCTCTCCCCATCTCCCCCTCCCCCCCTCCTCTTCCTCACTCACTCCCAACCTCCAAGAAGTCATGCTGGGCTACTCCGACAGCAACAAAGACTCTGGCTTCTTAAGTAGCAACTGGGAAATTCATAAAGCCCAAAAATCTCTCCAGAAAATTGCGGAAACCTACGGTGTAAATTTGCGCATTTTCCACGGACGCGGCGGTTCTGTGGGTAGGGGTGGTGGCCCCGCCCACGAGGCGATTTTGGCCCAACCAGGACACAGCATCAACGGGCGGATTAAAATTACCGAACAAGGAGAAGTGTTAGCTTCCAAATACTCCTTGCTAGATTTAGCCCTGTATAATTTGGAAACCATCACCACCGCCGTCATTCAAGCTAGCCTCCTGCGGACAGGGTTTGATGATATCGAACCTTGGAACGAAATTATGGAAGAACTAGCCGCGCGATCGCGTCAACATTATCGTGGTTTAATTTACGAACAACCAGATTTTATCGACTTTTTCCACGAAGTCACCCCCATCGAAGAAATTAGCCAACTGCAAATTAGTTCTCGTCCCGCCCGTCGTCCTTCTGGGAAGAAAGACTTAAGCAGTCTCCGGGCTATTCCCTGGGTATTTAGCTGGACACAAACCCGATTCTTGCTGCCTTCATGGTACGGTGTGGGTACAGCTTTGCAAGAATTTTTCAATGAAGAACCAGAAGAACACTTAAAATTAATGCGCTACTTTTATGTCAAGTGGCCATTCTTTAAGATGGTAATTTCCAAAGTAGAAATGACTCTGGCAAAAGTAGATATGCAAATGGCACGTCACTACGTCCAAGAACTATCTAACCCCGAAGACAAACCCCGCTTTGAAAAAGTCTTTGAGCAAATCGCCAGTGAATTCTACCTTACCAGAGATTTAGTCCTAAAAATTACTGATCACACTCGGCTCTTGGACGGTGATCCTGTACTACAACGTTCCGTACAATTACGCAACGGCACAATTGTCCCGCTAGGATTTATCCAAGTTTCCCTACTCAAGCGCTTACGCCAGTCCAAAAATAATACAGCCACCTCTGGCGTGATTCACTCCCGTTATAGCAAAGGTGAATTACTCCGTGGCGCACTGTTAACCATTAATGGTATTGCCGCAGGGATGAGAAATACTGGTTGA
- a CDS encoding DUF1574 family protein, which translates to MKTLIRDSQQSLLQWVSQATGINSFGVKVRLRGNDLHILCEGQECPQRWRTLSDLLHALQQTDLDVLTSNEQPSIYQVLVYGRKKGEYRPQWCHKVHLNQLDRHLEQVEQALLADAEKSPGGAMIISNESLARRGDPHAIARYLSETLSAMGVAVEVKVKQHQASESDPTVQNRLWIFCQSAYSPDPSLLAEPVAQRLRQLKITGYRDAVIAAQVSGETSPDWLLRIDLTPTEVMLKEWARWGDVQAIARLLTATLSASLIAVQVSLQDSTLHVFCQPASDPLENSPAPEKAQCVDAISSQLEAIAPQGILAATIYGQKTNDKQPEWVDWLTLPASVHPALATPILDLANTGDEPAITFLLERLLNPDLDKRLKTGGLRVLLLRKGDLLHIMCDAPVCPSRKQVATKVAQFLRQLNLAGIAGIRIYGRRAGNKDPFWHYGVDLAQRLRLVPEATPEFAATSEYVNDLVTKEDDEPILRPDLTTEDVHNFVADVARDWITTTTAKVQKWLLNTQLFAESGQSVNQIPDHQGIKIALVWGTLGLLVTLQTDWVLGQIVTRTMRTASQVKTIALSPEYQDKPERTAFFTSNSQKSAAFNASGFTQAEDNEPRSLIAAPLKEKANAAAILLAARSQMPSFNVRQLDEQLALYRQRLARNGKPADVLIIGSSRALRGVDPVALSKALALQGYPNVDVFNFGINGATAQVVDFVVRQVLQPSELPKIIIWADGSRAFNSGREDLTFKAIASSAGYQNILQKDQTIANTTEQPKTPTSSPPETKTAPKPEMNSYQMLNQSLNNALATLSTTYQNREQVKTLLQKQLESLPILNENKIATSSTLSSIDSADDSSNLQAVDFDGFLPLSIRFNPARYYQKHSRVTGNYDNDYKYFQVGGQQDAAFQDVLQFTQSQNISLVFVNMPLTAEYLDPVRKKYEQEFQQYMLRLATNPNFIYRDLSQLWPKANDYFSDPSHLNRFGAYEVSKKLANDPMISWPTK; encoded by the coding sequence ATGAAAACATTAATTCGAGATAGCCAACAATCCTTGTTGCAATGGGTCAGCCAAGCAACAGGAATAAATTCTTTTGGGGTAAAAGTCCGATTAAGGGGAAATGACCTGCATATTCTTTGTGAAGGGCAAGAATGTCCCCAACGTTGGCGCACTCTCTCTGATTTGCTTCATGCCCTCCAGCAAACAGATTTAGATGTCCTCACCAGCAACGAACAACCCTCAATATATCAAGTATTGGTTTACGGGCGAAAGAAGGGAGAATATCGTCCCCAGTGGTGTCACAAAGTCCATCTGAATCAGTTGGATCGTCATCTGGAACAGGTAGAACAAGCCTTACTAGCAGATGCAGAAAAATCCCCTGGTGGGGCGATGATCATCTCTAATGAGAGTTTGGCTAGGCGGGGAGATCCTCACGCCATTGCCCGTTATCTGAGCGAAACTCTCAGCGCTATGGGTGTGGCGGTAGAGGTCAAGGTTAAGCAACACCAAGCCAGTGAGAGTGATCCGACAGTACAAAATCGCTTGTGGATATTTTGTCAATCTGCCTATAGTCCTGATCCTTCCTTATTAGCTGAACCAGTAGCCCAGCGATTGCGCCAACTCAAAATAACAGGTTATCGGGATGCAGTGATTGCGGCTCAAGTGAGTGGTGAGACAAGCCCTGACTGGTTGTTGCGGATAGACTTGACCCCCACCGAGGTAATGCTCAAAGAATGGGCGCGGTGGGGAGATGTGCAAGCGATCGCTCGTTTACTCACAGCTACATTGTCAGCATCTTTGATTGCTGTGCAAGTTTCTCTCCAAGACAGCACCTTACACGTTTTTTGTCAACCAGCGTCTGATCCTCTAGAAAATTCCCCCGCACCAGAGAAAGCCCAGTGTGTTGACGCAATTTCCTCCCAACTCGAAGCGATCGCTCCCCAAGGTATACTAGCGGCTACTATTTACGGACAAAAAACCAATGACAAGCAGCCAGAGTGGGTTGATTGGTTAACTTTACCCGCTAGCGTCCATCCTGCCTTAGCCACACCTATCTTAGATTTAGCAAATACTGGTGATGAACCAGCCATTACTTTCTTACTAGAACGTCTACTCAACCCCGACTTAGATAAGCGGTTAAAAACAGGTGGGTTGCGGGTACTTTTGTTACGCAAAGGTGATTTACTCCACATCATGTGTGATGCACCCGTATGTCCCAGCCGCAAACAAGTCGCTACGAAAGTTGCCCAATTTTTGCGTCAACTCAACCTAGCGGGTATTGCTGGCATCAGAATTTATGGTCGCCGGGCTGGGAATAAAGACCCCTTCTGGCATTATGGTGTAGACTTAGCTCAACGCCTACGCTTAGTTCCAGAAGCTACCCCAGAATTTGCGGCTACTTCTGAATATGTCAATGATTTAGTTACCAAAGAAGACGACGAACCGATTTTACGTCCCGATTTAACTACAGAGGATGTCCATAATTTTGTTGCAGATGTAGCACGAGATTGGATAACAACGACAACAGCCAAAGTCCAGAAATGGCTACTTAACACCCAGTTATTTGCAGAAAGTGGTCAATCTGTCAACCAAATTCCTGATCATCAAGGAATCAAAATTGCTTTAGTTTGGGGTACTCTCGGTTTATTAGTGACGTTACAAACCGATTGGGTTTTAGGGCAAATCGTCACCCGCACAATGCGAACTGCATCACAAGTAAAAACGATCGCCCTATCTCCTGAATATCAAGATAAGCCAGAAAGAACAGCATTCTTCACCAGCAATTCCCAGAAAAGTGCAGCCTTTAACGCCTCCGGCTTCACCCAAGCAGAAGATAACGAACCCAGAAGTTTAATAGCCGCACCATTAAAAGAAAAAGCCAACGCCGCCGCCATTTTATTAGCCGCGCGATCGCAAATGCCCAGTTTTAATGTTAGGCAATTAGATGAGCAACTAGCTTTATATAGACAACGCCTTGCCAGAAACGGGAAACCTGCGGATGTATTGATTATCGGTTCCTCCCGCGCCTTAAGAGGAGTTGACCCAGTCGCCTTATCCAAAGCTTTAGCACTCCAAGGCTACCCCAACGTTGATGTCTTTAACTTTGGTATTAACGGTGCAACAGCCCAAGTTGTAGACTTTGTTGTTCGCCAAGTGTTACAACCATCAGAACTACCCAAAATCATTATCTGGGCAGATGGTTCCCGTGCGTTTAACAGTGGACGAGAAGACTTAACATTTAAAGCGATCGCTTCTTCTGCCGGCTATCAAAACATCTTACAAAAAGACCAAACAATAGCCAATACCACTGAACAACCAAAAACCCCTACCAGTTCACCACCAGAAACCAAAACAGCACCCAAACCAGAGATGAACAGCTATCAAATGCTGAATCAATCTCTAAATAACGCCCTAGCGACACTTTCCACTACCTATCAAAACCGTGAACAAGTTAAAACATTATTGCAAAAACAACTAGAATCTTTACCAATATTGAATGAAAACAAAATTGCCACATCATCAACACTATCATCCATAGATAGTGCCGATGACAGTAGTAATTTGCAAGCAGTAGATTTTGATGGATTCCTACCCTTATCAATCCGGTTTAATCCTGCAAGATACTATCAAAAACACTCCAGAGTTACAGGCAATTACGACAACGACTATAAATATTTTCAAGTAGGAGGTCAACAAGACGCTGCCTTCCAAGACGTTTTACAATTTACCCAATCACAAAACATTTCTTTAGTCTTTGTCAATATGCCCCTCACCGCCGAATATTTAGACCCAGTACGCAAAAAATATGAGCAAGAATTTCAACAATATATGCTACGCCTAGCCACAAATCCCAATTTCATCTACCGCGACTTAAGCCAACTCTGGCCCAAAGCCAACGACTATTTCTCCGACCCCAGTCACCTCAACCGTTTCGGCGCTTACGAAGTCTCAAAAAAACTAGCCAACGACCCGATGATTTCCTGGCCGACGAAGTAG
- a CDS encoding MBOAT family protein — MNFISILYATFLLSVLGIYWSIRDQKVRLWILLIASLVFYASLNAQYITLLLTLTFINYRLGKEIGKNTSPGKHNLDPKISNEEWQFAQADWSRRQLKLLWLGVVVNVLILLGFKYINSVLFLFNSPNNSETIWKIAAPLGISFFTFECIAYLVDVYRGAPATDNFLKFVTYKLFFAKLISGPITRYHNFANQFNTLEFPTTDRIAEALWLIARGAVKKGILADHLGIFVDLCFGNLQRAGSHDLWLATFAYGLQLYLDFNGYVDIARGTALLFGLVLPENFDFPYFTTSIAEFWRRWHITLGDWLRNYVYFPLGGSRRGLIRTCLNLFIVMLIAGIWHGSAWGFVVWGVYHGLALVVHRLTDVMSDRYEKLELFWQNPLGVVVAWLITQLMVFTSWIWFRLPNIQESALVIQRLWGHAADAQFAQKVYIEALNTSPSQITSILLTIAVCMGITYTFKGKLKLELNWPIKLVFVPLCLYAVWLFAPEGSLPYIYFDF; from the coding sequence ATGAACTTTATATCTATTCTGTATGCAACTTTTCTCTTAAGTGTGTTGGGGATTTATTGGTCTATTAGAGATCAGAAAGTGCGGCTATGGATTTTATTAATTGCTAGCCTGGTATTTTATGCGTCTTTGAATGCTCAATACATCACACTACTCTTAACGCTGACATTTATTAACTATCGCTTGGGTAAAGAAATCGGGAAGAATACTTCACCTGGAAAACATAATCTTGACCCGAAAATTTCTAACGAAGAATGGCAGTTTGCCCAAGCAGATTGGAGTCGCCGCCAGCTCAAGTTATTATGGTTGGGTGTGGTTGTAAATGTTTTGATATTATTAGGTTTTAAGTATATAAATAGCGTATTATTCTTATTTAATTCCCCAAACAACTCGGAAACTATTTGGAAAATCGCTGCCCCATTAGGGATTTCATTTTTTACATTTGAGTGTATTGCTTATTTAGTAGATGTTTATCGCGGTGCGCCTGCTACAGATAATTTTCTGAAATTTGTCACTTATAAACTATTCTTCGCCAAATTAATTTCTGGCCCAATTACGCGCTACCACAACTTCGCTAATCAGTTTAATACATTAGAATTTCCCACCACTGATAGAATAGCTGAGGCATTATGGTTAATTGCTAGAGGTGCTGTTAAAAAAGGTATTTTGGCAGATCACTTAGGTATTTTTGTCGATTTATGTTTTGGCAATCTGCAACGAGCTGGAAGTCATGACTTGTGGCTAGCGACATTTGCCTATGGTTTGCAGCTGTATTTAGATTTTAATGGTTATGTAGATATTGCTCGTGGTACAGCCTTGCTATTTGGCTTAGTGCTACCAGAAAATTTTGATTTTCCCTATTTCACTACCAGTATTGCCGAATTTTGGCGACGTTGGCACATAACCTTGGGAGATTGGTTGCGGAATTATGTTTACTTTCCTTTGGGTGGTTCTCGTCGTGGCTTGATTCGCACCTGTTTAAATTTATTCATTGTGATGTTAATCGCCGGAATTTGGCATGGTTCCGCCTGGGGTTTTGTGGTTTGGGGTGTTTATCACGGTTTAGCTTTAGTCGTTCATCGCCTTACAGATGTGATGAGCGATCGCTATGAAAAATTAGAGTTGTTCTGGCAAAATCCTTTAGGGGTAGTTGTCGCTTGGTTAATCACTCAACTGATGGTGTTTACATCGTGGATTTGGTTCCGTCTACCCAATATCCAAGAATCTGCTCTAGTTATCCAGCGTCTCTGGGGTCATGCTGCCGATGCACAATTTGCCCAAAAAGTCTATATAGAAGCCCTAAACACCAGCCCATCACAAATTACCAGCATTTTACTCACTATAGCTGTTTGCATGGGCATCACCTACACATTCAAAGGAAAGCTGAAATTAGAGTTAAACTGGCCTATTAAGCTGGTTTTTGTACCTTTATGCCTCTACGCTGTCTGGTTATTTGCCCCCGAAGGCAGTCTTCCTTATATTTACTTTGATTTTTAA
- a CDS encoding anhydro-N-acetylmuramic acid kinase translates to MTQASTSPTRVIGLISGTSVDGIDAALVEITGTDLDLKVELLAGETYPYPKDLRERILSVCAGEAISVPELAQIDDAIALAFAQAAQNIQIGHQPATLIGSHGQTVYHRPPSEQGLGIGNWGLGKIFPNTKSLGYTLQLGRGALIAHLTGMTTVSNFRVADIALGGHGAPLVPRVDAFLLSHPQEARCIQNIGGIGNVAYIPPHHDHWLTQMCGWDTGPGNSLLDLAVTHLTNGEQTYDESGNWAATGTPCHPLVETWLRQEYFHLPPPKSTGRELFGVDYLHQCLQDAEPYQLTSADILATLTELTAKSIVHSYQTFLPKMPERVFLCGGGSKNLYLKQRLQSLLGTIPVLTTDDAGLSADFKEAIAFAVLAYWRQLGIPGNLPAVTGAPREVLLGEVN, encoded by the coding sequence ATGACTCAAGCATCTACCTCTCCTACCCGCGTTATCGGTTTAATCAGTGGCACATCTGTAGATGGTATAGATGCTGCCTTAGTAGAAATTACTGGTACAGATTTGGATCTAAAAGTCGAATTGCTGGCAGGAGAAACTTACCCCTACCCCAAAGATTTGCGAGAACGCATCTTATCAGTGTGCGCCGGAGAAGCAATTTCAGTACCAGAACTAGCGCAAATAGATGATGCGATCGCCCTAGCTTTTGCCCAAGCTGCCCAAAACATTCAAATAGGACACCAGCCAGCAACTTTAATCGGTTCCCACGGTCAAACTGTGTATCATAGACCTCCTAGTGAGCAGGGACTGGGGATTGGGAACTGGGGACTCGGTAAGATTTTTCCTAATACCAAATCTCTTGGCTACACTCTCCAACTAGGGCGTGGTGCTTTGATTGCTCATCTGACAGGAATGACTACCGTCAGTAATTTCCGTGTCGCGGATATTGCCCTTGGTGGACACGGCGCACCCCTGGTTCCCAGAGTCGATGCTTTTTTGCTCAGTCATCCTCAGGAGGCACGTTGTATTCAAAATATCGGCGGTATTGGTAATGTCGCTTATATTCCCCCCCACCATGATCACTGGCTAACGCAAATGTGCGGTTGGGATACTGGCCCTGGTAATAGCTTGTTAGATTTGGCAGTCACACATCTGACTAATGGTGAGCAAACCTACGATGAAAGCGGGAACTGGGCAGCTACCGGAACCCCTTGCCATCCCCTAGTAGAAACATGGCTAAGACAAGAATACTTTCATCTACCACCACCTAAATCTACAGGTCGAGAATTATTTGGTGTAGATTACCTACATCAATGTTTACAAGATGCAGAACCATATCAACTCACTTCCGCCGATATCCTAGCCACACTCACAGAACTCACTGCCAAATCCATTGTTCACAGCTACCAAACCTTTTTACCAAAAATGCCAGAACGTGTATTCTTATGTGGCGGAGGTAGTAAAAATTTATACTTAAAACAAAGATTACAATCATTATTAGGAACCATACCAGTCCTAACTACCGATGACGCAGGCTTAAGCGCAGACTTTAAAGAAGCGATCGCCTTCGCCGTCCTCGCCTACTGGCGACAATTAGGTATTCCCGGCAACCTCCCCGCCGTCACAGGCGCGCCCCGCGAAGTATTGTTAGGAGAAGTGAACTGA